Part of the Schistocerca cancellata isolate TAMUIC-IGC-003103 chromosome 9, iqSchCanc2.1, whole genome shotgun sequence genome is shown below.
gtacgctctcatttgccgagacgatagttagcatagccttcagctacgtcatttgctacgacctagcaaggcgccatagcatttgatattgagattataacatgtaccgtcaagagcgatgtacaccagttgtggattaaagttaattattatatcaactacgtactttatttgctactattaattcccttaactgttccagacaacacgccagtcagcgtgtaattaaacgcgtgcatttcggcctcctctagcaacacagtgttggctcttctgccaacactttactctggaccaggtggtcgagcagctgctgaggtatagtctcccattcttgcaccagtacctgtcggagctcctagGGGTTTGAATacttgcagcgatacgtcaaccgagagcaccccagacgtgctcgatggggtttaggtctggagaaccgctaggctactccattcgcctgatatcttctgtttcatggtactcctccacgatggtagctcgttgcggccgtgcattatcatcaatcaggaggaagatgggaatgactgcatccctgaaaaggtggacatactgatgcaaaatgacgtcccgatacacctgacatgttacagtttCTCTTTCTACGACctgcagtggtgtacgtgcaccaatcataatcccaccccacaccatcaaaccacgacatccatacagatccgtttcaaggacattaagggtttggtatccggttcctggttcacgccagatgaaaacccggtgagaatcactgttcagactatacctggactcgtccgtgaacataacctgggaccactattccaatgaccatgcactgtgttcttgacaccaagctttacgggctctcctgtgaccaggggtcagtggaatgcaccttgcaggtctcccggcgaataaaccgtgtctgtacAGTCGTCTGTAGACGGTGattctggagacaactgttgcagtggcttCGGTatagtcccgagcaaggctacctgctgcactccgtggccgtctgcgggcagtaTGGTGAGAAattggtcttcttgtggcgttgtacactgtggacgccccgtactgttgcgcctggacacgtttcctttctgcttgaatcgttgtcataatcttgggatcacactttgtggcacaaggaGGGCTTGTGCTACGActtactgtgtttgaccagcctccagtcgccctagtattctacccctcatgacgTCGTCAATACGtgtctttgagctattttcaacacacagtcgccacAAGCACGGCTGAAAACGTGTGCACTCTTACTCGCTGCaccttactctgacatgcaccaacacaccactgcgtatgtggactactgctggcgtcaccgtgcgacgaagtgatttaaacccacaaaccgcccaccagagcgttgtttcagaaTGTATCAGCATtaatcttaatttatgagcatgagtgtagatagagCATAATCAATGTGTTATGTTGAACCacgttttatttaatatttgtttttatggtTAAATCTGTTTTGATATTCAATTATTTCTTTCATTCAAGTTCACGAGACGATGTGGTGAGTTTcagtaattttatttactgatgtgAGAGATAATTGTCATCTTGTAGTGAGACATACATTGTGTCGTCTTCAGTGTCATTACACAGAGCCACAGTTTATAGCAATTTGCATCCATATCCTTTTTGCATAGTTTTCATAGTATTGCCACTTAATTGGTGGCTCTTTCTCATTGTTGTTGAGAAACTGAGGTTGATTAGAGAAACCTACTTGCCTGCCGACCAGAGAGACACCTTGTAGGTCGCACAGTCGGATCCCAGTCAGGCACCGGACCTGCTCAGTCTGTCTTTACGCTAGCTTTTGGCTTTCATCAGTCATTGATATGAAGATAGGCCTGTAGCTGCAGGTGGCTGGGATTCCAATTTAAACTGGTCCACTTTCCCCAGTAGAATTACTGGGCTAGCATTACGGCGCGTAAGTCACCCAAGTGGTATCCAATTGGAACATCCCTCTCGTTGAACTTCCAGACGTTCATGCCGTATGAATGTACTTTAACTCTAAACACAAATAAATCTTAGTAGCTAGCTGCCAGTATAGATGTTCCAATTAAACGTTTCTCTTGATTGCTAAAGACACAAAAGGGCTACACGGGAAAACACTGTTTAATAGAGTTACGCAGGATCTTGCATATGCAGATAATATGATTTTTATCCTGGAGGAAACAGTATCTGGAAGAAAAGCAAAAAATTAGGAAGATATGGAGCGGAGATGGGGCTGACAATTACTCGGTCAAAGACCAAACACATGTCAACATGTAGGTAAAGGTATagtgaaagagaaagaaacatgACTTTGAACGTGAAAGAAATTGAACGCAGTGAGAGCTTTAAATACCTTGGGACACTGGTAACTGAGAATAACGACAGGAAGGAAGAAATGCATGCAAGGATTAAAGCTGGTAGCAGTAGTTACTTTGCACTGATCGACGTATTGAAATAAAGAAAGCTTAGGAGGAATCTGAAACTGACTGTTCGTCATACTGTAGAGAGACCTGTACTGGTGAATGGTATGGAGGCTTGGAGCATGACACAAACCATGAGGAATTGTTGCAGAGACGAgaaaggaagatacttaggaaAGTTTCGGGCTAATGCATGATGGGGATTTTTGTCGAATCAGAAATAATGAGATCAGAGAGTAGTATAACAAACGAGATATCGTGACAGAGGAAAAGAGTTATCGACCACGTTGGTTGGGACATGCAGAAAGATCGGTGGAGAGCAGCACAGTCAAGAAAACGTTCACAGGAAAACCAGATGGACGCCGTGTATAGGGCAGACCGAGGACCAGATGGCTAGACAACTTGGAGGAGGGCTTGAGAAGACTGAGAGTTAGAAGATGGTGAGCCAAGGTAGCCAGCAGAGAATAGTGGACCGAGATGGTCCAGAAGGCCAAGGCCGTAGCACTAAGGTATAAAGTAGTAGTTTCCCTTCATTGGCTCCTTTTATTGAAGGGATTCACTTCCTTTTACTACTGTGTTTATCGTAAGAAGCTACCCGATGAATATAGTAAGCTGTTAAGAACTATACACGGGGgcgacaaaaggcatgggatagtgatacgcacatatacaaatTGTAACAGTATCTTGCAGACAAAGTAAAAATGGgtagtgcattgccggagctgtcttttgtactcagatgattcaaatTAGAAGGTCTGCTATGATAATACAGCCGTAAGGCGGGAATTAAGACACTGAATGCGGATTGGTAGActtatgggaaattccatttccagaatcgttagggaatgcaatatCCTGAGATCCACGGTCTCAAGAGAatgccgtgaataccaaatttcaggcattacctctcatcacggacaacggagTGACCGATAGTCTACGCTTAACGACGTTTGTCTAGAGTTGACAGTGCTGATAGACAAACAATATTGAATAACCACATAAATTAAtgaaggacgtacgacgaacgtatccgttaaggcaGCGCGGCGCAATCCGGCGCTAATGGggtatggcggcagacgaccgacgcgagtgcctttactaccagcacgacaccgcctgcaacgctctccttggctcgtgaccatatcggttggaacctagacaacTGGCAAACCgcagcctggtcaggtgagtcccgatttcggttggtaagagctgattgtaggtttCGAGTGTGAGCGTGACGCAGATCCCCCGAAGCTAAAGATCAAAGTTGTTaagaaggcactgtgcatgctggtggtggctaCGTAACTCTGTGGGCTTTGTAATAtgaaatggactgtgtcctctggtccaaatgaaccgatcattggttGGAGTAGTGGTGAcaggttacttggagaccatttgcagccattcatgagctTCATatccccaaacaacaatggaatttttatggacgacaatgccccatgtcaccgggccacgaatgtttgcgattggtttgaacaacactctgaacatttagagcgaatgatttggcctacATGAACCTCATCGAACATTCATGAGACATAAcatggaggtcagttcgtgcacaaaatcctacaccggcaacatttTCAGTTACTGTCTGCTATAGAAGCAGCAAGGCCAATATTTCTGCGGTGGGCTTCtaagaacttgctgacttcatgccagAACGAGTTGCTGCACAACGCCGAGAAAAAGGAGGtgcgaaacgatattaggaggtatccactgacttctgtcacctcaatgtatacacTGCCTATACTCTTGTGTTGAAACCTAAcctgaaatccagaatgagattttcactctgaaataTTACACtcaggaagaatacactgaaagaaacgcATTGTCAGACTTGTAGATGCTGAGAACCTGTGCGACTACTTTAAGAAATGTTGAAGTTACTCCTTTTTGCCCTACGAAGTACTACTTCTGACACCTGTTTACACGGGTATTCCTAGCAAGCTCGCGAACTGGAGAATAACAAGCAGTCACAGCCGTTGCAAGAATCACAGAGCGCCTAGCACGAAGTCCAAAGCGCACACGAgtcaattttaagcacttaaaccacaCCAAATATGTTTCAAATCACAAACTTTTTGAATAACTTGCCGCCTATAACGACAGCTAAattgttgcagatgtaattgttacacaagtgactagcagaggaaagaaaaagtAGGCAGTGCATTATGTTACCTTAAAAACGACTTCCATCAATCTGGACTTTAATTTActaacattaaatattttataacaattcgcGTGGCTTGCTTCTTGTGATAACTTTTGAATAATGTATACGTTTTTCTAAAAATGGAACAGTTCCCTGCAATCGACACAAAAATACGTAGTATCTGTTGGATGAAGGAAACAAATATTTTCCTCACAGAAGGCACACCTGATGTAAGAAAAATTAATACCTTCACGCACTTCACAGTAAttgctagttttatttagacagaactggaatgAAGAAAGAAATTCTCGTGGCCGTTGTTCCTTATATTGTGCAGAGCACCCCGTATACCTGATCAAATTCATAAAAGTGGTGATGCAAACTGCCAATGCAGGAATCACTGAAGTTTAATAATCCTGTTCCCACTGATAAACCTACAATGGCTTACCAGAAATTATACTGTCTGTTTTCTGAAAATTACTCTACTCCGTTGACCTGCCTTTTTTTAATTACGAGACTGAACGAAACTATTAGTTCTGGGTGGAATTTAAACTATATTAACAGTATTTTCGTTGTCATCATAAAGGCAAACGTGACTTTATGTGATGCAAAGGTCGATGGCAGAATATCACGACCGCACACAAATGCTGGATGCTTTTCGATCGGTACCCCTGGGATTTGCAGTGGGATGACAGCGGCTAGTAGGAGTGGGGTAGTTGTAGGAATCTGGAACATTCTATAGTAATTAGTActggaataatttaataaataacttttacttaactttgtccaGCTACTGGACTCCAGGAACATAACCAATaacaactatctttcttgaataaaaatgactcattaacaaactTTAACTGGATTACAATTACGTACGTAATACATGCGCGAACTAGAGGCTGCGAACCTAGTGAGCTGAAGACTATTCTAATCTGACTTCGCTCACGACCTGTAGCTGACTCGGTCGGTGCGATCTGCAAGTCTCTGATTGAGCCATACGGCGGCGCTGCAAACGCCAGCGAGTGcagagaggttgcaagtgctagacCGCTATCGATTATCAATACTtctagcgtggtgtctaacgttgacaCCACATTATGTCCAGGCCAATGGTGCAACAaaaacaatgaattattttctgcaaatggtaaaaTGTTTTGGATGTAACACTGAAACTTATTCTCTCATATTTCTCCTGGTTTTGCTACGTTGGTTGCACGAATTTCGTGAGTAAGCACTCCTTTTTCAAAAACTTTTGGCCCCAATTTGCTTCATGTTCCTGTAGACATAGATAAATCTGGGGAACGAGTTATTGATTGATAATCATCATTTGCAATGTTGTATCGATTGTACAAGTTGTACACGACGTTGCCATAGAATTCATCGATTACCGTGGCAAATTTGCCTTCACTGAAATGATAAAGCGCAGTTTGCACTAAACCTGACAGACGCTTTGTACACAGGTTTTATGGTATAGCTAGAAGCGCCATCGTTATGTCAGCTAAGAATCTCTTtaaaatgttaaactattaataacATTTCCTCTACACATTTACTTGAGACAAACTTCGTCATTTGGTGACTTCTTTTTCCGTGTAATTTCCTGAACCTGTTTAACCAGGTCAAACAAGACTGGGTGTCAGTAATGTTCATCGCACAGACCTCTCTCTGTAAAGATGCGTTGACTCTCAAGAGCAAATCTTTCGAAGAGTTTTtccgaatagtttttctttcacactttcgcGACTTTTATTTTGGATATTATTCCGTACTTCGtgtaaatctttctttcattttcacaattcatgttcagattttacaaaataaaactggCTTTGCATGATGTTTATGTGCAAGCATTTTTCCTTTAACCAAAAAATATCGAGCCTTTTCTTTCTCACTGATATCTATTACTGTAGATGTATTCCGTAGATGTATTCTCTGTTTTTAATCTGGACTTAAATTAGCACACAGTTCACGGAATCGTCCGAGTTATCTCCTCTTTCTTGTTATGTTTGCACAATTGCTAAAGAAATAGTGACGTAATCGGAATTAATGTCCAAGACGTAAACTAATCAATAAAACGCCTGTAGTTTTTAAGGCGAAGCAGGAGATTTCTTTTCGATTCTACGTTCTTCAAACCTTCGCACGGTTCAAAGCAGTAATTAGACTGCCCATTGCTGTAAACTCTGGAACCTGCCAAAGAGAAATGCTATCAGCAGGCATCTACCAATAAATCACAAAGAACatgaattcagttttatctccaccGTCAACGCTTCCCATAAGACAgaggcaactgctaattattattgATATTAAACTGGTTGCAAATGCGTGCAAACAGTAACTGTGAACaactgtgtcagagaaactatcaatggTAACTAAAATTCGTTTAAGAAATTACGGTCACGTAGTGCCGAGTTATCTGTTCACCGCCGTGCCGTCAACCAAGAAAACGTGCCCGCCCTGTTACCTATGCGCTGTCTCTTTCAGCTACGGTAGGAGTGTACATTTCTGCAACCGTCTGGCGAACTACAAATTTAGCAAAATTCAACATTATTTTCAATACTTGCAATGTGTCTTAGCAGCAAAAATATTCACATATTCTTTGTTTCGGTATTTTCTTCCTGTAAGAAGAATTTCAGGGCAGGTTTCCACATGTAGGACTAGACAGTTCCCTTGTCAGTTACTTTCAGAGAATTCAAGGCAAGCTAATAATTGGGTAAAGGGGCTAGCAAGTGGGAGTATATGGGCGGTGATTTCTAccggaattttctttggaaacaATGGTAACCTCCCGAAAACTTTTGTCAGGAGTGGAACAAATTTGTAGTGGCGTCTCACATTACGTCATGTGAGCTAGAAGAGTTATTCAAACTGCATCAGAGCATACAGTGAAATGAATCTACCTCTCATATGGAGATCCTCTGACATCTCAGTGTTGACGAACTGGAATACTGAAAATGTGGATTTAAAAGTACTAAATTACTCCAACAATTGAGAATGAATATTGTGTTTTGTATTATACGATTGTAGTATGAGCTATTAAGCCGCTGAGGTACTTCCAAAGCCTGCTAGGGAACCAGTATCAAAGGTTTCCGCACacttattagtggatattaatacagGATATATCCAAGCTTCGGCATTATGACCGTTTGAACTCTGCTGGTGTCAATGTGGtgtatgaatgtctgtggaggaatggcagcgcaGCCTTCCTCAAGGGCCCAAGCCAGAGCAAGTAGTGAGCGACGTTGCACGCTCATGTCTAGAGGTAAGTCgatgttctgactcatcccaaagctgTTACATTGGACTCTTATCGAGACTCTGGGTAGGCCAGTCTATGTCAGCAATGTTACAGTCCACAAATCGTTGCTTCGCAGCTACTGCTTTATTACAGATCGCACTGCCATGATGATACAAAGAGCAATCGTCTGCGAATAAGGGGACCACTCCTTGTACACCGTAACACACCTTCTTCATACTTCACAGTTGGCGCTATACATGACAGCAGGTCGGTCCTCCAAGCAGTCGTCAAATCCAAACCTTCCATAGGATTGCTACAGGGTATGGTGTGATCCGTCACTCCTTTCCAGTTATCCACTGCCCACTGGCGTCGCTTTTCACACAACCTCAACTGTCACTTAGGACTTACTACAGAAATGTGTTACTTATGAGGTCCTCCTCGACCATTTTACCCCAGTCCTTTTAGCTTCCAATGAACAGCCACAGTGCTTGCAGGATTGCTGATAGCGCTTGAGAACTCATGAGTAATTCCTTCCGGTAGTTTCATCCGACTGTGTACATTCATATTCAGCAATGATCGACGGCAGTACACGAGGCTTGGTTGGTCTTGGTTTAGATGTACCCTTTCATTCGATTTTCCGCTAAACAATCGCACgaccaacagttgacttgggcagcttcagaagtgTTGAAAAGTCGAAAATACaagcaaaagctgaacgaagcgagatTGAGCGTAAGGAGAGGAATGAGAGAAGCGTCAaatcactttgaaagtaaaactttgtcagccgTTCTGAGTAGGAACCCTGACACGTTTAGGTCGTATTTAAAATCAGTAGGTGGGTCAATATCATCTCGTCATTCACTAAGTGACCTTACTGACACCGAAACGAAGATGACAGAGATGAGGCTGAAGTACTGAACTCGGTCTTCCAAACCTGCTTCTCCACGAAAATCGTAACCCGGTCTCTCCTTTCAATAGTCGTACGAACGTCAAAACTGCAGTTATTGAGACAACCGAACGCGGAATATAAAACCACTATAATCGCTTAGTAGTgtaaaggcgtcaggaccagatgagataccgataagattctacaaagattatgcctaAGACCTTGctaccttctagcagtaatttattgtagatcacttgagcaacgaagggtacctagctaatggaagaaagcgcaggtcattcacgcttttaagaagggccgtaggacagatgcacacaattatggaCCTATATCGTCGACgactatctgttgtagaattacaaAACATGCTTTATGCTCGAGAactatgacgttcttggagaaggaaagTCTTCTCTATAAAATCCATATGGATTCCGCTAAACAGAGATCCAGCGAATCTTAGCTTTCTCTGTTCCTCCAGGAAATCCCCAGCGCTGTACAAAATGCCATGTTATTTGAGTGcatgaaggcatttgacaccgtctcacACTGCGGTTTAGTGAAAAAATGTGTGCTTATCGATTAAAGGAGCAGATTTGCGGCTGGATTCAAGAATTGTTTGCAGATAGACCTCCAACACGTCGCTATCGGAAtgaaatcgacagacgtaaaggcAATATCCGGtgaaccccaaggaagtgtggtaggaccctTAATGTTCACAGTGTATATGTaattgatctagtagaaagcataggATGCTCTAGGAGGCTGTTCGCGTACGATGCGGTTGTCTATGAcaaagtagcaaagccagaagacAGTAAAGAATTGCTGAATGACCTCTAgataactgatgaatggtgcaggctctggcagttgaccctgaacctaAGTAAATGTAGCATATCGCACttacatagggaaagaaatccaatactatatagctacactattgatgacaaaccgatggaaacagtatctgctgtaaaatatctatgtCTAACTATCCGGAGCGGTCTTAGGTGAAATGAGCAGATAAAACAAATAGTGGCAAGAACAGACGCCATACTCAGATTCAgaggaagaatctcaaggaaatgtagctcatccacgaaagaagtggcttttaaggcgcttgttcgacccattcttgagtactgttaatcTATGTGGGATGCCTGTCAAATGGGGCTGAAGGAatagatagagaggatccaacgaagaTCTGCATGTcctgtcacgggatcgtttattgggcgcgagagcgttacggagatattcaagaccccattggcagacgttacaagggagacgttgcgcatcacggagagatttaataCTGAAGATTCGAGAGAGCACTCTTCTGGCAGAGTCAGACAACATGTTACTTTCCCCAAcacacgtctcgcgtaatgaccatgaggagaaaaattgagaaattagagccaatacagatgcctacccacaatcattcttcccacgcgctactcgtgagtggaacaggtttggaggCTCCGTGAGTGGTACAAAAAATACCcgccaccacacaccattagatgcCTTGCGGTGTATGATGTACGTGTGCCTGCAGAatgaggtgacatccagtgactagtctccGTTTGAAGTCAATGAGCCCTTCAGAATGGCCCATTTATCATGTTTTACTGCTCCTCACTTCACAATACTCGCCTCCTCCTTTTATAGTGATGGGTCCGCCTCACGAGACATATAGTTGTTAGTCCCGCATTACATAGTGGGTATCCGGATGCTGTTGTGCATACAGTGTACCATAAACATTGAATGTCTTATGTTGTCGCAGAGTATGGTCTGCAGACCGGGAAAGTGTTCTACTCTGTATCGGAATGTAGTGGTGAATCTTCCTGAAACATCTGAATTCTCTCTTCTTATTTATAGCCGTTTTAAATGGTAATTAATGTCTGTAATGGTAAAGAATACTGACTGAAAAGTGATAGCACTAAGTTTAAATGTTGTACTTTATATTTTATGGTTATCAAGTGGACAGTTGAACAATTAACGCACGGCATTACAGCCTGTTCCAGTGCTTCCTGGAAGCAACGACGTCATTGCCTGTATGATAAGTCTGAATAATAGGTCCCGAAAAGACGTCTTATAACGGTATACATGTTTCGCTCGGTCCTAGACGTTTCGCGTGACGTGAGAGTCAGGCTAGTGTGTTTGCGCTAACCGCTGGAGGCACTGACCCGCTTACTCTCACATCCTACGCGGTCTGACCCTCACCGCGGCACGCGACGGAGGCGGGAGGCGGCAGGCGGGCCTACGCGCCGACGAGTCCTGCGGCCGGCGGTGGCGGACATCGACCGTGGCGAAAGCCGCGCGGCCGCCGGAGAGCGGACCGGAGCGCTGCGCGGAGGCGGGGGCCGGAGGCGCCCCGTCTGGCGCGCCTGCGCAGAGGGCCGGGGGCGGCTCGCCGCCTGCCGCCTCCgggggccgcgccgcgccgccgccagTGGCTCCGCGGCCGTGCACGCAGCGCCGGCGACGCCTCCCGCACGCCGTGACGTCGCCACCGCGCCGGTCCGACGAGGACGACGCCCAGTTCACTCGCGAACTCAGGCCGCTACCCGGACGCGACGCATCGGTTCGAATCCACTGCCTAGTCGCCCGCTTCAGCGACGTCTGCAGGTCAGACTGACTGCGTCTTAAGTGTTTCTCTTCGTTACTGTGCGCCGGACACCTGTATGTTGACAGCGCCCACAGGTAACAATCAGTGTTCTTTTGCCGACAAAACCATTATGCTGCGCGAAGGCATGGATCACCGAGGATACTCTCTCCCTAACTAGCGCAAGTACATCGTAAACAGCTGGTCGTGACTCGCAGTTTAGACAGAGAAACTGTACAAAGTAGCAGTGTCTCACTTGCAGTGACTCAACAGTGTTTCCACTAACTTCGCTGAATCACGCATATTAACctcagttgttcgtaggaaactcCTTTCGTGTATGTGGAATATCTTCTCATTCCAAAGTGAAGTGGAAACTGCGCTATATAGAATTAGCATCGTTGTCGGCATTGTAGCAGATCAAGCTAGAAGCAGAAGTCTTCAGCACAACACCTAATTTCAGATACATCGAGCTCAATCCAGGGCTGGTACCACTCCTGTAATATTCTCCAGTCATTGTTGCTGCTTAGGTGAGTATTTCGCATATTCACTTATTGTTGCCCACTGTACTAAACTTCTTGTTTATAGCTACAGCAGTGCTAAACTGGATCAGCAATAAAACATGGTCGAAAAATGATTTTCGTCGATAAACACAGTGCACCTTTTAACGATACCTTCATGTATCGTGTTTCCGATGATGAACTGTGTTGACATTTCTATAGAGTCAGACGGCAGTGCCTTTCAACAACATCTTCATGTACCATGTTTCCGCGATTTTGTACTCTGTTGACAATTCTATACAGTCAGACTGGAGTGCCCCTTAACAATACCTCCATGTATAGTGGTTGCGCGATTATGAACTGTGTTGACAATTCAATCCAGTTAGCGTGCATCGTCAGTAGAATTTCATTACCACATGTCTTACCAAAGCCTCTGACATTGGTATTctacaaaaatattctattctaataATAATCTTTAATGATTCCTTTAGCTAAACTGGTTGTTGGGCCTCCTcttccttaaaaattatttcttatgaaGATGTACTTTCCAGTTTTATAAACATTGTATGTAATGCGTTGATCTGGATATCATAAACATACATCTTATCGCTAAATTTGTTCCTTTAGACGCTGTGGATAATACAGAGTGGGAGTTCCACGTAGGGTTTGGGTTGTGGTGTTTGAAGGTACTGAATCATTGCTAAAAAGAACAAAAAACTGCTTATTATCTACTTCTTTGTCGTATGTTTAGTTCCAGGAAGAACACATCATCCATTGTGCTCATGACGGAAATAGATTAACTAAATTTTGTATCGTCACCGTATGTAGATACTTAATTATAGCCACATATCGATTATCAACCTTAAAATATACAGGCTACTATTACCAAAGTACTTTTAATTCAGATTTATTTTGTAGATATTGGGAACACCACGCAGTTTTTATCTAGTGGTGTCTGAAAATACTGTCTCTTCGTAACAAAGATAACATCAAATTCGTGATGACATTCCTTGTCGAGCTATTTCTATAAACATCGTCCTTTATTTTTGTGTCCTAAATTTGCATCGAGTAATCCGACATAACTCACTGCGTTTGAGTTCGTGACACCCAATAATGTCGCTGCATTCTGTCTGATAAATTCTATAGATCTGAAATGATTTCCTTTCAAGGCGGTGTTATTTATGTGGCCTCTGCTGTGTAAAGTTGATAAATTCTGGTCGACAGAAACAGAAATAGTTTCTGCTTCCAGTGTTATTATTTATGTAGTATACGGGAGAAACACACGTTCTTGAGATTCCGTACAGCGAATACCACCGTGAATCGGCT
Proteins encoded:
- the LOC126101306 gene encoding WAS/WASL-interacting protein family member 3-like; the encoded protein is MLPLMADQHTTESIANARLVHQAAPPPPPPPPPPPPPRPTQGAALPLISQSAVGSCAPRRSLSMCPAHSNEEKHLRRSQSDLQTSLKRATRQWIRTDASRPGSGLSSRVNWASSSSDRRGGDVTACGRRRRRCVHGRGATGGGAARPPEAAGGEPPPALCAGAPDGAPPAPASAQRSGPLSGGRAAFATVDVRHRRPQDSSARRPACRLPPPSRAAVRVRPRRM